Proteins encoded together in one Vanessa cardui chromosome 19, ilVanCard2.1, whole genome shotgun sequence window:
- the LOC124537924 gene encoding uncharacterized protein LOC124537924 has protein sequence MKMFMLLFFSFCLLSHTFADSTSLENSTTSGCGEVGDCITINCDNKCGCDSSSAVLFYNETLDECIVNVKKLLQSLTEKYNNQEKIRLNVERVFQGVIFSAILFASCASVCVVTACIYCFRINYADTRLKNDIEALAVKLKRECRFKNMSTKQPTQPASESCNIIVEEAGVFVV, from the exons ATGAAAATGTTTATGCTtctatttttttcgttttgtttaTTATCACACACCT TTGCTGATTCTACCAGCCTGGAAAAT TCAACGACCTCTGGATGCGGTGAAGTTGGTGATTGTATTACTATAAACTGTGATAACAAATGCGGCTGTGATAGTTCATCAGc GGTACTATTCTACAACGAAACACTAGATGAATGTATAGTAAATGTAAAGAAACTTTTACAATCCCTGACGgaaaaatacaataatcaaG AAAAGATTCGACTGAATGTTGAAAGAGTTTTTCAAGGAGTAATATTCTCAGCGATATTATTTGCATCATGTGCTTCAGTATGCGTTGTTACAGcctgtatttattgttttcgaaTTAACTACGc GGATACACGCCTTAAAAACGATATCGAAGCTTTAGCTGTTAAGCTGAAAAGAGAATgtcgatttaaaaatatgtctactAAACAGCCAACCCAACCAGCCTCCGAGAGTTGTAATATTATTGTGGAAGAAGCTGGAgtttttgttgtataa